The DNA sequence GCCTTGACCCGGGGAGTCCCCATAggccttcctcccccaccccacccccgcgaTCTTCCTCTATTTATAGCGGCCCCCCGCATTCCCCGCCCCCCCTCCTTGTTTTCCAACTTCTCACAGCAGCGGGAGAGCAGGCGTCGGGACGGAACAGACAGGAGGTACCAGGGCCCTGGGTGCGCAGGATTCGGAACTCCCGCGCCCTCgacgcccccaccccaccccgtgcTGGCCACTGAGCCCCTCCCAGCTCCCGAGACCCCAACCTCCTCAACCGTGATTCCCGCCCACTTCCTCCTTCTTTATCCTAGCTCACTGTTTGCGGGCAGGCGGAGTAGAAGTCGTAGGGTGTCAGCACCGTGGGTTTGTCTGCCCCACCGGCCCCCACCAGTGTGTttaggggaaagggaagggactCGAGTGCAACAGGCGGATTCAGGTCACCAGTGGGGGCGGTGTGGAGGGACGGGAGTGGGGATCCCCCACAGGGCTGAGAGATCCTGGTACACCCCATACTGCTTCGTTGGAGGGAATGTTGTGGGGAGCACTAGCGGAGCTGGAGGCACCCAGCAGTATTTTTTCCTTGGagtccccactccccacccccagtctGCCCCTCCCCGAGCGGCAGACAGCTTGGGGCGGGGTATGGGGGGGGCGTGTTTACTGGGGGTCTGGGGCGGATCTGCGGGGAGCTGCGGCCCGTGGGAGGGCTGGGGCGGGCCGGGGGCGGGTCTGTGGGGAGCCCGAACCTGGGCGGGCCTCAGAGTCAAAGGCAAGTGAAGGTGGAAGCGGCCGTGGTAACAGCAGGTAGGGGGAGGGGCAGGCGAGGGGCCCCGGGGCCTAGAAGGCGACCGCCACGCTTGCGGGGAGGTTCGATACCAATTCCCGGGAGCTGAATGCTCAGGGGAAGGGGCCCGCAATGGAGGGGGCGGGGGCACTCGGCTGCTGCGCACAAAGGCTGGGGCTCTGTGAGCTGCGGAACGTGTTACGGCCGTGCGAGAGGTTGTGTCCAGGGTCCAGGGCGCTCTGCACTGCCTGCGCTCGGGACTCGGTCCCCGCGCGGACCGGCAGCGTGTCCAGACTCGTGGGGGCCCGGCCAGTCCCATCGGCCCTACCCATTCCTTGTTGCCTGGCGCTCGGCCGCTGCGGGCTGTCGGTGGGAGCCTGGGAGGAGATTGTGGAACAGGCCCCCCGCCCCTTTCTCCACTTGCGGGACCTACACAGAACCTGAGTGGAGAAAAGAAGCGAAGGCAGgaggctttttgttgttgtttttaaacgGTGGAGGGAAACAGTCACGCTCTGCTACTCTCATCATATTTGAGAGCTGTCAAAAGATCTTGGGGATTCCCTAGTTACTCCTTTTAGTTAGCAGATGGGAATTTGAAGCCACGAATAGTGACTTACTGGGGCAAGGTCACACTGGTAGTGACAGAGCGGGGGCTAGAATCCAGAGGTTCGGACACAGGCCACTCTCTTTCCCTCCACATCAGcacttccttctctcctccccacaGCCGGACTGATACCTGTTCTGCATGTTGCGCGGTAGGCCCCTCCAACCTGTATTGATTTTAGTTGAAGGCTAGAGAGGATGTGTTCTTTGGACTCTGGAGTAGAGATTGGGAGGGGTTAGTGACCAGGGGAGGGTTAGTGACCTGGGGAATCTGGGTCTGGGCTGAGGTGCTCTGTCCCTAAAAGGCCCAGGGTCTGTCTCCCATGTCATTCACCTTATTGCTGTGTTTTCTCAGACCCTAGAGCTGGGAGGAGCAAGAACTCTGACCCTTCCCCATCTGCATCTAGCCAATAGGAACCTAGTAAGTGACCTCATCCTCCCAGGCTGGGGGCTCCTTTCCCTGCAGGATTGCACAGGTGCTCTGCTCCTCACCCACCCTCCTAGAGTTGAATGTATGCTAATTTATTCACAGTCCAGAGGGAAAAGCCTTGGAAGAAAAGACGACAGGGGAATGGCCTCTTGCACTCCGCCCCCCACCTTGGTCATATTACTCTGGTCATTTTTAGCCCCTTTCCCTTTGAGCTGTTAACCTTGGGGCTTTAGCTGAAGGTCACAGTTAATTGGGAACTCTCACCACCCTGTTCCTTGGTATCCTTTGAGTACCTGGTCCCTGAGCCACAAGTTTTACCCTCTTCCTAACTAACTGGGAGTGTGGGGTGGCCCTTAAATATAGCCTGGGAAACCTGAGCTGCATTGCTGCCCCACCCTGGTATTTCTTccaggatgggggagggggactCCGGAGGTATGGGTGTTGAGGAGGTGGCAGTGGGGATGGCAAGTCTGGAGAAAATTGGTGGCTTGATTCCCCTCTCACATACTCTCCTCCCACTTGGCCTGGAAATGGGGCTTGGGGGTGGAAAAGCTATGTGTGTGTGTCCTCGAGTCTTCAACTCCTGTGTTCCTCAGCATCCTGCATTGCCTtgggctgagagaggaagccacataTTCTGGAAGATAAGAGGGTATGGAGGCAACCTCCCTCAGTCTCCTTGTTTCCTCACCCTGTCAGGCCACTATGGCAGAGCTGCAGGAGGTGCAGATCACGGAGGAGAAGCCACTGTTGCCAGGACAGACACCTGAAGCAGTCAAGGTTATTAGAGATCCTCTGACTCTTTTTGCCCAAATTCTGTGCTTCCAGCCATTCTCCTCACGTCCTGCCTACCCAAACCCATTGACCTCATTCTAACCCACACCCGTACTTTCTCCATCTCTTCCCATGTTGCTCTCCCTTATACCACAATTGGGGTTCAGGCCCTTGTCCTATTACTACACTAACCTtcttcttcatgtcttttttttgtcaatctttttctgtctttggtcTCTGTTGGTGTCTCTTTACCTACCTCTCTTTATCTGTGTCTGTCTCTCCATCTGTGACTTTCTGTGTGGTCGTGTTTTTCTGTCTGTATATGTCTGTCGCCAGGAGGCTGAATTAGCTGCCCGAATCCTCCTGGACCAGGGACAGGTAACAAGTTGGGACAGTcccagggagggaggaggggcccTCCTCTCCTCTGACTAGAGGGGGCGGGGCGCCCTAcctgcctctttctcttctctttgcttcctttccttctattacagtcccttccctttccctcctcccccctcaTTCCTTTCTCTTACCATCTCAGGGTTTCTTGAAGCTCTTCAatccttcattattcttttccaCCCTCAAACTCATCTTCCACTGTCATCTTTTTGGAAGTTTAATTCTTGCTGACCATCTTTTTTTCATTCCCTGTTCTCTTCTCTCTACACCCCCATTATGATTTGCTGACTCGTGTGTAgtcctttctcctgtcttttcccctCTCAGCCTAACTCCTACCTGATGGTGACCTGTTTTCCTGCAGACTCACTCTGTGGAAACACCTTACGGCTCTGTCAGTTTTACTGTCTTTGGCACCCCCAAACCCAAACGCCCAGTGATACTCACCTACCATGATGTGGGACTCAACTGTAAGGAACTTCATTCCCACACTTTTCTGGGAtgaggctggggggggggggggggggaaaagCCAAGAATGAGGGTGAGGGGTGAGTGTGGGCAGGAAGGGAACCATGGAATACATCGAAGAGAAGCTCTCTGCTAGTTTGGCTGTGGCATGAATAAAAGAGAGAGGGTTCTGACTTGGGGGACACTTTTCCCTTTCTGATTCCACTTTTGGGTTATGTGGGTTCTCTTTAGATAAGACTTGCTTCCAGCCACTGTTTCAGTTTGGAGATATGCAGGAAATCATTCAGAACTTCGTGCGGGTTCATGTGAATGCCCCTGGAATGGAAGAGGGGGCTCCTGTGTTCCCTTTGGGGTAAGAATTAAATCCTTACCCTGTCACCATACTGTGAGGCACAGGGAATATGTGGGGCCAGGAGTGGAGGAAAAGGAGGGCAGTTTGATTTGGGGAGAGGATGAGTAGGGCATCTTGACGGGTAGGGGAGTGGGTGCaggtgggggggagtgggggcaggtgtGTATCTTCCTTAACATTCCCCTCTTCTGCAGATATCAGTACCCATCACTGGACCAGCTTGCGGACATGATCCCTTGCATCCTGCAGTACTTAAAGTGAGAGGCCTGGGAACCCCTCCAAACCAGAGCTCCCTTTTCAACACAAAGAGGTCCTTAGGACTTCTGTTTTTACCATAGTTCCTGGCCTAGTTTTGGTCTCTGGTCAAAATGTGTTCTTCCTCCTCCATGCTCTCATCTTGTTTGTTGAGAGGAAGGAGTAGATTTGGGAACTTGACTATGATTAGCAGAGTAGCCCTAACaggtaaaggaaaggaaaagggaagggtCTTTGCTTGGTGCTGTTTCAGGCTGAGGAGGGGCTTCTTGAATCAGGAAGCTAAAGGAGGGGGGATGACATAATTCCTGAAGAACCAGATAGACCTGTCTCTTCCAtccctctctccccactccctacccctcgcctccacacacacacctgggGAACTGGGAGCCCTGTGTTTGTGAAAGagtgggaagaggaagagaaaatcagACTTAGTCTGCAAAGTGAGATGCTGATGACTCCTGGGCTCTGTTCTTGGCTTGGCTTTTCTTAGGCAGCATGGCCCTGGTTTgcttctttgcctcagtttcccctattCTTCCTGCTGTACATTAAAgctgtctttttcatttcttcccattTCAGTGGAAGGACCAGGAACTAAAACAATACAAGTTGAAATAGCTTctggaaattgagaaagaacaaagagctACATAGGGAAACAATGTGTCTGGTTGGTTGGTTAAGGCAGATGGGTATTTCTTTTCTAGATACTAGCTGTCAAATAGGGAGCTGGGATAGATAGTGTAGAAGGGTTCTACACTGACTACTAGTGCCAATCTTTACTTCCTTGGCACCTTACTTTCTCAGCATTCCCCCCAGAAAAGGCCGCTTTCTATCCTTTGTGCCATGGCCTTGGGAAGGAGGGTGAGGAATTTGGAGAGACTGTGCTGTGGCAGGTTCTGGATACCAGGGTCTATTAGATACATATTTCCCTCTCACAGTTTCTCCACCATAATTGGAGTTGGTGTTGGAGCTGGAGCCTACATCTTGTCACGATATTCTGTAAGAGATTATAAATCCcagaagagggaaaggagggtTCAGGGGCACTGGTGGACCAATTTGGAGAGTATTGTTTACTAGTGGGATGGGAAATGGATGAAGGGAGGGGAGGTAGGTCCTAGGGGAGTGAATGAAGAAGAGTGGGTGAATCTCAGTGAAGAAGGGGATAAGGCTACGCCCTTTCTCTGATTTACGTTCTTTCTGCTACCCTTAGCTTACCCACCCAGACACAGTCGAGGGCCTTGTTCTCATCAACATTGATCCCAACGCCAAGGGTTGGATGGATTGGGCAGCCCACAAGGTTTGGAGGGGCCTACGTATTGATTTGTAGGGTGGGAATTTTCCTTGTATATGTCCATCTGGGCTCCACAAGCATAACAGAATGGTTTCTGAACTTCAAGTAGGACAAGGAAGTGGTGATGGGGCAGGAAAGTGAAGCTGTGTCACTGTACCCACCAAGGTGGGGCTGGTGGTTTTGCCTGGGTCCCTTTTCCCGTGAGCAATGTCTTTCCTGCCCTTTCCTCACAGCTAACTGGACTCACCTCTTCCATTCCGGAGATGATTCTTGGACATCTTTTTAGCCAAGTAGGTTGTTGTGGAAGCTGAAGGGAATAGAGGGTATCAGCAAGGACTTGTATGCTTGGGATAACTGCTCCAGCTGGGACAGGATCTGAGAATGAAAGAGCCTTGCTTATTCTTATACAGTAATTGGTGACTTCTTTCCCCAACCCTAATTTCTCTCCCTTGTCTCTCCTTCAGGAAGAGCTGTCTGGAAATTCCGAGTTGGTACAAAAGTATAGAAATACCATTACACATGCACCCAACTTGGAGAACATCGAACTGTACTGGAACAGCTACAACAAGTGAGTGGGCATATAAGAGAAATATAGAAGCAATAAGTGGGTATTATGGGGAGGCACAGAAGTGGACAGTGAAGTCTGAGAAGTAGGCAGTATGTAAGGAGGGCAAGATTCAGTGTGCAACTGAGGCAGCTACAGGACAGACCCAGTTGGAGTAGTTGTTAGGAGCTGTTTCTTTTCTCATGTTTATCTCCCTTGGCTTTTTGGATCCCTAGAAGTAAGATGATCTCCTGTCCTTGTGCCTTTCCTTCCCCTTTGCTGCCTTCTGACCAGGCATCTAGGGCACCAGTGATAATGACTAGAAGTTGTATTTAGGGCCTGCCTGCCACCTTCCCCTTTGATTCTCACTTTTAATCATCAATATTTGACCACTATTTTTTGGGAAGAAGAGAATCTCATGGGTGAGATAGCTTATATCTGGATGGATGGCACTGCTTACCTAAAATTccttatcctctctcttttaattgttttctagtCGCCGAGACCTAAACTTTGAGCGTGGAGGTGATATCACACTCAAGTAAGTCTTTAAGAGATAAGGCTTTGCTCCTCTCCTTGGCTCTTCCCTAAGAGTGTATACTCCTTAGGCGGAGAGTCTTTTATCAGGGAATTTTCTTGCCATCTTCTACCCCATCTATTTAGCAAATTACCTCCCTCTAGGTCTCCTGCACTTTGAATCCTTGGGTTAGCAAGATTTAaaagtctctttctctctggacCCAGATATTTTTCCAGCTGGTCTTTTGGGAAGAGGGCCTCATTGCTTCCTCCATGACCCTCTGCCCCTAGGTGTCCTGTGATGCTGGTGGTAGGAGACCAAGCACCCCATGAAGATGCTGTGGTCAGTAGGGAATTTTGGGGTGGGCAAGGGAAGGTTGAAGTCCTAGAGTGGTGGTCAGAGG is a window from the Tamandua tetradactyla isolate mTamTet1 chromosome 14, mTamTet1.pri, whole genome shotgun sequence genome containing:
- the NDRG2 gene encoding protein NDRG2 isoform X1 — protein: MAELQEVQITEEKPLLPGQTPEAVKEAELAARILLDQGQTHSVETPYGSVSFTVFGTPKPKRPVILTYHDVGLNYKTCFQPLFQFGDMQEIIQNFVRVHVNAPGMEEGAPVFPLGYQYPSLDQLADMIPCILQYLNFSTIIGVGVGAGAYILSRYSLTHPDTVEGLVLINIDPNAKGWMDWAAHKLTGLTSSIPEMILGHLFSQEELSGNSELVQKYRNTITHAPNLENIELYWNSYNNRRDLNFERGGDITLKCPVMLVVGDQAPHEDAVVECNSKLDPTQTSFLKMADSGGQPQLTQPGKLTEAFKYFLQGMGYMASSCMTRLSRSRTASLTSAASIDGNRSRARTLSQSSESGTLPSGPPGHTMEVSC
- the NDRG2 gene encoding protein NDRG2 isoform X2 codes for the protein MAELQEVQITEEKPLLPGQTPEAVKTHSVETPYGSVSFTVFGTPKPKRPVILTYHDVGLNYKTCFQPLFQFGDMQEIIQNFVRVHVNAPGMEEGAPVFPLGYQYPSLDQLADMIPCILQYLNFSTIIGVGVGAGAYILSRYSLTHPDTVEGLVLINIDPNAKGWMDWAAHKLTGLTSSIPEMILGHLFSQEELSGNSELVQKYRNTITHAPNLENIELYWNSYNNRRDLNFERGGDITLKCPVMLVVGDQAPHEDAVVECNSKLDPTQTSFLKMADSGGQPQLTQPGKLTEAFKYFLQGMGYMASSCMTRLSRSRTASLTSAASIDGNRSRARTLSQSSESGTLPSGPPGHTMEVSC
- the NDRG2 gene encoding protein NDRG2 isoform X3, which produces MAELQEVQITEEKPLLPGQTPEAVKEAELAARILLDQGQTHSVETPYGSVSFTVFGTPKPKRPVILTYHDVGLNYKTCFQPLFQFGDMQEIIQNFVRVHVNAPGMEEGAPVFPLGYQYPSLDQLADMIPCILQYLNFSTIIGVGVGAGAYILSRYSLTHPDTVEGLVLINIDPNAKGWMDWAAHKLTGLTSSIPEMILGHLFSQEELSGNSELVQKYRNTITHAPNLENIELYWNSYNNRRDLNFERGGDITLKCPVMLVVGDQAPHEDAVVECNSKLDPTQTSFLKMADSGGQPQLTQLWAPAHLLPHLTPSLSSSCFHSRAN
- the NDRG2 gene encoding protein NDRG2 isoform X4; its protein translation is MMWDSTPLFQFGDMQEIIQNFVRVHVNAPGMEEGAPVFPLGYQYPSLDQLADMIPCILQYLNFSTIIGVGVGAGAYILSRYSLTHPDTVEGLVLINIDPNAKGWMDWAAHKLTGLTSSIPEMILGHLFSQEELSGNSELVQKYRNTITHAPNLENIELYWNSYNNRRDLNFERGGDITLKCPVMLVVGDQAPHEDAVVECNSKLDPTQTSFLKMADSGGQPQLTQPGKLTEAFKYFLQGMGYMASSCMTRLSRSRTASLTSAASIDGNRSRARTLSQSSESGTLPSGPPGHTMEVSC